The following are from one region of the Chromobacterium phragmitis genome:
- a CDS encoding S10 family serine carboxypeptidase-like protein, translated as MNVQSNPFLFESAILSHLPGFGAVRTTQLAGYLSVGDAAGGWLYFWFSEAGGQPEQAPLLVWVNGESTRSAMDALFDEHGPYLLDPSGRVYPNPFSWHHHVNYLIIDQPLGQGLSFATHARYLPETHDEASLQLYHALQEFLLRWPRYRERDCYLFGSGSTAHTLARLAHRILDGNGSGQPQIELKGLGLGNALLAPEIQLPSHIEYAHQHRLINLSEKNRALERLEQYRHALASPNSLQRQLASGVAIGIERFIQQCCGRDLRDIRHPPAKPSRLLDEYLKKPPVQQALRLDARADGVPPALPIQLGEAAWLESSSHLFPPLLDQLKVLFFHGECSLEGNYLGLDAWLNTLSWTQADNFRLQKRVAWRPYGMAAGLIRRHGDLSQIIIQNAGLRATRDQPAAVQAMLRDFLACDYVKHDI; from the coding sequence ATGAACGTGCAATCGAATCCCTTCCTGTTCGAAAGCGCCATCCTCAGCCACCTGCCCGGCTTCGGCGCGGTTCGGACCACCCAGCTCGCCGGCTATCTGTCGGTGGGCGACGCGGCCGGCGGCTGGCTGTATTTCTGGTTCAGCGAAGCCGGCGGCCAGCCAGAGCAAGCGCCGTTGCTGGTATGGGTCAACGGCGAGTCGACCCGCAGCGCCATGGACGCGCTCTTCGACGAGCACGGCCCCTATCTGCTGGATCCTTCCGGCCGCGTGTACCCCAACCCGTTCAGCTGGCACCACCATGTCAACTACCTGATCATCGATCAGCCGCTGGGCCAGGGACTGTCCTTCGCCACCCATGCGCGCTACCTGCCGGAAACCCATGACGAAGCCAGCCTGCAGCTGTACCACGCGCTGCAGGAGTTCCTGCTGCGCTGGCCGCGCTACCGGGAACGGGATTGCTATCTGTTTGGCAGCGGCTCGACCGCCCATACGCTGGCGCGCCTGGCCCACCGCATCCTGGACGGCAACGGCAGCGGCCAGCCGCAGATCGAACTCAAGGGGCTGGGGCTGGGCAACGCGCTGCTGGCGCCGGAAATCCAATTGCCCAGCCACATCGAATACGCGCATCAACACCGGCTGATCAATCTGAGCGAGAAAAACCGGGCGCTGGAGCGGCTGGAACAATACCGCCACGCCCTCGCCTCGCCAAACAGCCTGCAACGCCAGCTGGCCAGCGGCGTCGCCATCGGCATCGAGCGCTTCATCCAGCAATGCTGCGGCCGCGATCTCCGGGACATACGCCATCCGCCTGCAAAACCGTCCCGCCTGCTGGATGAATACTTGAAAAAACCGCCGGTGCAACAAGCGCTGCGCCTGGATGCCCGCGCCGACGGAGTGCCGCCGGCCTTGCCCATCCAGCTAGGCGAAGCCGCGTGGCTGGAGAGTTCGTCCCATCTGTTCCCGCCGCTGCTGGACCAGCTGAAAGTCCTGTTCTTCCATGGCGAGTGCTCGCTGGAGGGGAATTACCTCGGGCTGGACGCCTGGCTCAACACCCTGTCGTGGACGCAGGCGGATAATTTCCGCCTGCAAAAGCGCGTGGCCTGGCGCCCCTACGGCATGGCGGCAGGCCTGATTCGCCGCCATGGCGACCTCTCGCAAATCATCATCCAGAATGCCGGCCTGAGAGCGACTCGCGACCAACCCGCCGCAGTGCAGGCTATGCTGCGGGATTTCCTTGCCTGCGACTACGTCAAACATGACATTTGA
- a CDS encoding CoA transferase translates to MSKHSPRAAEQLWQACGLDAAALSRLALPSSRPILPSSFDIAAAAQAGIGACALAAAELWRQRGGEAQTVRVDAGHAAAEFRSEHYFRVDGELPADPWDKIAGLYRCGDGRWARIHTNFAHHCQGVLGLLGCDYDKSAVAAALASWSALDFEHAAAERGLVVAALRGFDEWDAHPQGQAVAALPPLTLTRLDDAPPLRMGDADRPLDGVRALDLTRIIAGPVAGRALAAHGADVLRVTSPRLPTIPTLDIDTGRGKRNVQLDLLDAGSREILRSLLADAHVFIQGYRPGGLAKLGFSPVDAARLRPGIVYVSLSAYGKAGPWAGRRGFDSLTQAASGFNLAEAAAGGGEQPRALPAQALDHGAGYLAALGAIAALLRQRREGGSWHVEVSLAQAGHWLRGLGRVENAMELPLPSLDDVRPWLEESDSGFGRLLAVSHAARMEKTPARWERPAMPLDSHAPSWTG, encoded by the coding sequence ATGTCGAAACATTCCCCACGCGCGGCCGAACAGCTCTGGCAGGCCTGCGGCTTGGATGCCGCCGCGCTGTCGCGCCTGGCGCTGCCCTCCTCGCGTCCCATCCTGCCCTCGTCCTTCGACATCGCCGCCGCGGCGCAAGCCGGCATCGGCGCTTGCGCGCTGGCCGCCGCCGAGCTCTGGCGCCAGCGGGGCGGCGAGGCCCAAACCGTGCGCGTGGACGCCGGCCACGCCGCTGCGGAATTCCGCAGCGAGCATTATTTCCGGGTCGATGGCGAGCTGCCCGCCGACCCTTGGGACAAGATCGCTGGCCTCTATCGTTGCGGCGACGGCCGCTGGGCGCGCATCCACACCAACTTCGCCCATCACTGCCAGGGCGTGCTGGGGCTATTGGGCTGCGACTACGATAAAAGCGCGGTGGCCGCCGCGCTGGCCTCCTGGTCCGCCCTCGACTTCGAACACGCCGCCGCCGAACGCGGCCTGGTCGTCGCCGCTTTGCGCGGCTTCGACGAATGGGACGCCCATCCCCAAGGACAAGCGGTCGCGGCGCTGCCGCCGCTGACGCTCACCCGGCTGGACGACGCCCCGCCCTTGCGGATGGGCGACGCGGACAGGCCGCTGGACGGCGTGCGCGCGCTGGACCTGACCCGCATCATCGCCGGCCCGGTGGCCGGGCGGGCGCTGGCCGCCCACGGCGCCGACGTGCTGCGCGTCACCTCGCCCAGGCTGCCCACCATCCCCACGCTGGACATCGACACCGGCCGCGGCAAACGCAATGTCCAGCTGGACCTGCTCGACGCCGGCAGCCGGGAAATCCTGCGCAGCCTGCTGGCCGACGCCCATGTCTTCATCCAGGGCTATCGCCCCGGCGGCCTGGCCAAGCTGGGCTTCTCGCCCGTGGACGCCGCCAGGCTGCGACCCGGCATCGTCTACGTCAGCCTCAGCGCCTACGGTAAAGCCGGCCCCTGGGCCGGCAGGCGCGGGTTCGATTCGCTGACCCAGGCCGCCAGCGGCTTCAATCTGGCCGAGGCGGCTGCCGGCGGGGGCGAACAGCCGCGCGCGCTGCCCGCCCAAGCGCTGGACCACGGCGCCGGCTATCTGGCCGCGCTGGGGGCGATCGCCGCCCTGCTGCGCCAGCGGCGGGAAGGCGGCAGCTGGCATGTGGAGGTGTCGCTGGCCCAGGCCGGCCACTGGCTGCGCGGCCTGGGCCGGGTGGAGAACGCCATGGAACTGCCGCTGCCGTCGCTGGATGACGTCCGCCCCTGGCTGGAGGAGAGCGATTCCGGCTTCGGCCGCCTGCTGGCGGTGAGCCATGCCGCGCGGATGGAAAAAACGCCGGCGCGCTGGGAGCGGCCGGCCATGCCGCTGGATAGCCATGCGCCGTCCTGGACTGGCTGA
- a CDS encoding MFS transporter: MKTNKYLIEALLFASYVLFGMSWAGGSAFIPQIMRELGLHDLAAGSHISNAVAAAKLLGTFVAAGILSRLMAKKAVALAMALMAVGALTPFVHSYPWLLLVRFLMGLGGALIIVYFAPIVMQWFEPGERPFVNGLNSVAFNVGTAAILFGLPAMLGWFRDWQTTLLAISLGSVACLGLWLVFGADGAQEKKPAADGTRHTLGQGLKERFNWLLAFTYSGTLSFYVILFSFYQNAGIQQAKFVVLAGLAGTVAGIWLARKMTRRLPLLRVSGLLQLLAVMGLHAQVWGWSDDAGLVTASALAAGFFIFLPITSLVTLAQEQAGMTPEKVAVTFSLFWFLSYLLATVSPYLFGLLVDLRHGDYGLAMAFATLLSSTFLLGSLLMRETREPAARQAAQSA, translated from the coding sequence ATGAAAACCAACAAGTACCTGATCGAGGCGTTGCTGTTCGCCAGCTATGTGCTGTTCGGCATGAGTTGGGCCGGCGGCAGCGCTTTCATTCCGCAGATCATGCGCGAGCTGGGCCTGCACGATCTGGCCGCCGGCTCCCACATCAGCAACGCGGTGGCCGCCGCCAAGCTGCTGGGCACCTTTGTCGCGGCCGGCATCCTGTCCCGGCTGATGGCGAAGAAGGCGGTGGCGCTGGCGATGGCGCTGATGGCGGTGGGCGCGCTGACGCCCTTCGTCCACAGCTATCCCTGGCTGCTGCTGGTGCGTTTCCTGATGGGACTGGGCGGCGCGCTGATCATCGTCTATTTCGCGCCCATCGTGATGCAATGGTTCGAGCCCGGCGAGCGTCCCTTCGTCAACGGCCTGAACTCGGTCGCCTTCAATGTCGGCACCGCCGCCATCCTGTTCGGCCTGCCGGCCATGCTGGGCTGGTTCCGGGACTGGCAGACCACGCTGCTGGCCATCTCGCTGGGCAGCGTGGCCTGCCTGGGGCTGTGGCTGGTCTTCGGCGCCGACGGCGCGCAAGAGAAGAAACCTGCAGCCGACGGAACGCGCCACACGCTGGGCCAGGGGCTGAAAGAGCGCTTCAACTGGCTGCTGGCCTTCACCTACAGCGGCACGCTGTCCTTCTACGTGATCCTGTTCAGCTTCTATCAGAACGCCGGCATCCAGCAGGCCAAATTCGTGGTGCTGGCCGGTTTGGCCGGCACCGTGGCCGGCATCTGGCTAGCCCGTAAAATGACGCGTCGGCTGCCGTTGCTGCGCGTCTCCGGCCTGCTGCAGTTGCTGGCGGTGATGGGCTTGCACGCGCAAGTATGGGGGTGGAGCGATGATGCCGGACTGGTCACCGCTTCGGCGCTGGCCGCGGGCTTCTTCATTTTCCTGCCCATCACCAGCCTGGTGACGCTGGCGCAAGAACAAGCCGGCATGACGCCTGAGAAAGTGGCGGTCACCTTCAGCCTGTTCTGGTTCCTCAGCTACCTGCTGGCCACAGTGTCGCCTTATCTGTTTGGCTTGCTGGTGGACCTGCGACATGGCGACTACGGCCTGGCGATGGCCTTCGCCACGCTGCTGTCGTCCACCTTCCTGCTGGGTTCGCTGCTGATGCGCGAAACGCGCGAGCCCGCCGCCCGCCAGGCCGCGCAATCCGCCTGA
- a CDS encoding substrate-binding domain-containing protein: protein MSSFKRLTIDDIAALAGVSRTTASMVLNGHAERYRISPATVEKVEKAAREHHFKPSQQARSLRSRRSSSIGLVVPDLTNTTHAALAQALENGCRERGYQLLMVTSDEDLERESAGIGQLAARQVDAMIVVPCGADAGRYQAWTGRLPLVFADRHIPGSGIPSAVTDAGDSVARLLAPVLAAGVDELAYFGGQPALSASRERLAGYRQSLAAAGLAEGADWVAERDFQRESGYRMMADWHAGNGRYPRALFTASITLLEGVLSFIRERHRMREAPQFLLTFDDHPLLDCLPLAVDAIRQDSRALAEASLSQALALLQGVALAERDIRVPASLNLRRLAV, encoded by the coding sequence ATGAGCAGCTTCAAACGCCTGACCATAGACGACATCGCCGCGCTGGCCGGCGTATCGCGCACTACCGCCAGCATGGTGCTGAACGGCCATGCCGAACGTTACCGCATCTCTCCGGCCACGGTGGAGAAAGTGGAGAAGGCTGCGCGCGAGCATCATTTCAAGCCTTCCCAGCAGGCGCGCAGCTTGCGCAGCCGGCGCAGCAGCAGCATAGGCCTGGTGGTGCCGGACCTGACCAACACCACCCACGCGGCGCTGGCGCAGGCGTTGGAGAACGGCTGCCGCGAGCGCGGCTACCAGTTGCTGATGGTGACCAGCGACGAAGACCTGGAGCGAGAGAGCGCCGGCATCGGCCAACTGGCCGCGCGCCAGGTGGATGCCATGATCGTGGTGCCGTGCGGCGCAGACGCCGGCCGCTACCAGGCCTGGACCGGCAGGCTGCCCTTGGTGTTCGCCGACCGCCATATCCCTGGCAGCGGCATCCCGTCGGCGGTCACCGACGCGGGCGACAGCGTGGCGCGGCTGTTGGCGCCGGTGCTGGCGGCGGGCGTGGACGAGTTGGCGTATTTTGGCGGCCAGCCGGCGCTGTCGGCCAGTCGCGAGCGCTTGGCGGGCTATCGCCAGTCCTTGGCGGCCGCGGGGCTGGCCGAGGGCGCGGACTGGGTGGCAGAGCGCGATTTCCAGCGAGAGTCCGGCTACCGGATGATGGCCGACTGGCATGCCGGGAACGGCCGCTACCCGCGCGCGCTGTTCACCGCGTCCATCACGCTGTTGGAGGGAGTGTTGTCTTTCATCCGCGAACGCCACCGAATGCGCGAGGCGCCGCAATTTCTGCTGACTTTCGATGATCATCCGCTGCTGGATTGCCTGCCGCTGGCGGTGGACGCCATACGCCAGGATAGCCGCGCGCTGGCCGAAGCCAGCCTGAGCCAGGCGTTGGCGTTGTTGCAGGGCGTGGCGTTGGCCGAGCGCGACATCCGGGTGCCGGCCAGCCTCAATCTGCGCAGGCTGGCCGTCTAG
- the rbsB gene encoding ribose ABC transporter substrate-binding protein RbsB, with amino-acid sequence MKRILTPLVAGILAFGIAACSKQGPGSAPAGDASAAAADGKITVGLAVSTLNNPFFVELRDGAAAEAKKQGVNLITVDAQDDPAKQQASVEDLIQKKVSVILINPTDSSAVANVVKEATSKGIKVVSLDRSVNGAEVSAHIASDNIAGGVMAGKFLLEKLGDKGRIVELEGIAGSSAARERGEGFHQVVDKKEGVKLLAKQPADFDRAKGLSVMENIIQGNKDIQGVFAHNDEMALGAVKAIQAAGLKNVVVVGFDATPDAVAAVKSGALAATVQQQPALIGQYGVQTAKKLADGQQVDKFIPVPLNLVHQ; translated from the coding sequence ATGAAACGCATTCTTACCCCGCTCGTGGCCGGCATCCTGGCCTTCGGCATCGCCGCCTGCTCCAAGCAGGGTCCGGGCAGCGCGCCGGCCGGCGACGCCAGCGCCGCGGCGGCCGATGGCAAGATCACTGTCGGCCTGGCGGTGTCCACGCTCAACAACCCGTTCTTCGTCGAGCTGCGCGACGGCGCGGCGGCTGAAGCCAAGAAACAGGGCGTGAATCTGATCACCGTCGACGCGCAGGACGATCCGGCCAAGCAGCAAGCCAGCGTGGAGGACCTGATCCAGAAGAAGGTCAGCGTGATCCTGATCAACCCGACCGACTCGTCCGCGGTGGCCAACGTGGTGAAGGAGGCGACGTCCAAGGGCATCAAGGTGGTGTCGCTGGACCGCAGCGTCAACGGCGCCGAAGTCAGCGCCCACATCGCGTCCGACAACATCGCCGGCGGCGTGATGGCAGGCAAGTTCCTGCTGGAGAAGCTGGGGGACAAGGGCCGCATCGTCGAGCTGGAAGGCATTGCCGGCTCTTCTGCCGCCCGCGAGCGCGGCGAGGGCTTCCACCAGGTGGTGGACAAGAAGGAGGGTGTCAAGCTGCTGGCCAAGCAGCCGGCCGATTTCGACCGCGCCAAGGGCCTGTCGGTGATGGAGAACATCATCCAGGGCAACAAGGACATCCAAGGCGTGTTCGCGCATAACGACGAAATGGCGCTGGGCGCGGTGAAGGCGATCCAGGCCGCCGGCCTGAAGAATGTGGTGGTGGTGGGCTTTGACGCCACCCCGGACGCGGTGGCCGCAGTCAAGTCCGGCGCGTTGGCCGCCACCGTGCAGCAGCAGCCGGCGTTGATCGGCCAGTACGGCGTGCAGACCGCCAAGAAACTGGCGGACGGCCAGCAGGTCGACAAGTTCATCCCGGTGCCGCTGAACCTGGTTCATCAATAA
- a CDS encoding ABC transporter permease: protein MTPQQKANLQRLGPFIALVLVAVGLSVMSPDFLTVNNLLNVMRQVSINALIAFGMTLVILLGGIDLSVGSILALSSVLTASLLQAGVDPMLATLLGILAGAAMGLFNGLVISKGKVAPFIATLASMTILRGLALVFSNGSPITGFDSELFSMLGGGYIAGLVPVPVAWMLILFAGFWFLLKKTVFGRHLYATGGNEEAARLSGVKVDRVKLWVYTASGSMAAMAGVVLTSRLNSAQPTAGTGYELDAIAAVVLGGTSLSGGRGWIFGTLIGALLIGVLNNGLNLLGVSSFYQQVIKGAVILLAVLLDRSNKK, encoded by the coding sequence ATGACCCCGCAACAGAAAGCCAATCTGCAACGCCTAGGCCCCTTCATCGCCCTGGTGCTGGTGGCCGTCGGCCTGTCCGTGATGAGCCCGGACTTTCTCACCGTCAACAACCTGCTGAATGTGATGCGGCAGGTGTCGATCAACGCGCTGATCGCCTTCGGCATGACGCTGGTGATCCTGCTGGGCGGCATCGACTTGTCGGTCGGCTCCATCCTGGCGCTGTCTTCGGTGCTGACCGCCAGCTTGCTGCAAGCCGGGGTCGATCCGATGCTGGCCACGCTGCTGGGCATCCTGGCCGGCGCGGCGATGGGTTTGTTCAACGGCCTGGTGATCAGCAAGGGCAAGGTGGCGCCGTTCATCGCCACGCTGGCGTCGATGACCATCCTGCGCGGCCTGGCGCTGGTGTTTTCCAACGGCAGCCCGATCACCGGCTTCGACAGCGAGCTGTTCTCGATGCTGGGCGGCGGCTACATCGCCGGCCTGGTGCCGGTGCCGGTGGCGTGGATGCTGATCCTGTTCGCCGGCTTCTGGTTCCTGCTCAAAAAGACCGTGTTCGGCCGCCACCTGTACGCCACCGGCGGCAACGAGGAGGCGGCGCGGCTGTCCGGCGTCAAGGTGGACCGGGTCAAGCTGTGGGTGTACACCGCTTCCGGCTCGATGGCGGCGATGGCCGGCGTGGTGCTGACCTCGCGCCTCAATTCGGCGCAGCCGACGGCCGGCACCGGCTACGAGCTGGACGCGATCGCCGCGGTGGTGCTGGGCGGCACCAGCCTCAGCGGCGGCCGAGGCTGGATTTTCGGCACCCTGATCGGCGCGCTGCTGATCGGCGTGCTGAACAACGGCTTGAATCTGCTGGGCGTGTCTTCGTTCTACCAGCAGGTGATCAAGGGCGCGGTGATTCTGCTGGCGGTATTGCTGGATCGCAGCAACAAGAAGTGA
- a CDS encoding sugar ABC transporter ATP-binding protein, giving the protein MQVTMRGISKAFGPVKVLENVDFTLRGGEIHALMGENGAGKSTLMKILSGVHRADAGDILLDGRKAELRDTAAAEAAGIAIIHQELNLIPQLSVMENLFLGREPSRFGLIDYGRMRREAKAQLAALGVGGIDPDAEAGGLSIGQQQMVEIAKALALNARVLIMDEPTAALTEREIDTLFGLMAQLKENGVAIVYVSHRMEEIFRVCDKISVLRDGYFVGEREIARTDFDEVVRMMVGREIGDRYPKREAVPGTVRLKVENLADENMIAGISFEVRAGEVLGIAGLMGSGRSDILKTLFGAKRRTAGRVALDGEELKVAAPGDAIAAGLGFVPEDRKSKGLVLGMSLRENATLVHLDRYARLGVVSAGDEKRAVDGLIEQLRIRTRDAELDVKSLSGGNQQKVVFAKWLANPPKVLLLDEPTRGVDVGGKAEIYHIVNQLAAAGAAIVMVSSELPEVLALSNRILVLHEGRQAGIFDAAGCSQETLMAAATGGAVDIETRKQA; this is encoded by the coding sequence GTGCACCGCGCCGACGCCGGCGACATCCTGCTGGATGGCCGCAAGGCCGAGCTGCGCGATACCGCGGCGGCGGAGGCGGCCGGCATCGCCATCATCCACCAGGAATTGAACCTGATCCCGCAGCTGTCGGTGATGGAAAACCTGTTTCTCGGCCGCGAGCCGTCGCGCTTCGGCCTGATCGATTATGGCCGCATGCGCCGTGAGGCGAAGGCGCAGCTGGCGGCGCTGGGCGTCGGCGGCATCGATCCCGACGCCGAGGCCGGCGGTTTGTCCATCGGCCAGCAGCAGATGGTGGAGATCGCCAAAGCGCTGGCGCTGAATGCCCGCGTGCTGATCATGGACGAGCCGACGGCGGCGCTGACCGAGCGCGAGATCGACACGCTGTTCGGCCTGATGGCCCAGCTGAAGGAAAACGGCGTGGCCATCGTCTACGTTTCGCACCGGATGGAGGAGATCTTCCGGGTGTGCGACAAGATCAGCGTGCTGCGCGACGGCTATTTCGTCGGCGAGCGCGAAATCGCCCGCACCGATTTCGACGAGGTGGTGCGGATGATGGTGGGCCGCGAGATCGGCGACCGCTATCCCAAGCGCGAAGCCGTTCCGGGCACGGTGCGGCTGAAGGTGGAAAACCTCGCCGATGAGAACATGATCGCCGGCATCAGTTTCGAGGTGCGCGCCGGCGAGGTGCTGGGCATCGCCGGGCTGATGGGCTCCGGCCGCAGCGACATCCTGAAGACGCTGTTCGGCGCCAAGCGCCGCACCGCCGGCCGCGTGGCGCTGGACGGCGAGGAATTGAAGGTGGCCGCGCCGGGCGACGCCATCGCCGCCGGCCTGGGCTTCGTGCCGGAAGACCGCAAGAGCAAGGGCCTGGTGCTGGGCATGTCGCTGCGCGAGAACGCGACGCTGGTGCATCTGGACCGCTATGCCCGGCTGGGCGTGGTGAGCGCCGGCGACGAGAAGCGGGCGGTGGACGGCTTGATAGAGCAGCTGCGCATCCGCACCCGCGACGCCGAGCTGGACGTCAAATCGCTGTCCGGGGGCAATCAGCAGAAAGTGGTGTTCGCCAAATGGCTGGCGAATCCGCCCAAGGTGCTGCTGCTGGACGAGCCGACGCGCGGCGTCGACGTCGGCGGCAAGGCCGAGATCTACCACATCGTCAACCAGTTGGCCGCCGCCGGCGCCGCCATCGTGATGGTGTCGTCCGAGCTGCCGGAAGTGCTGGCGCTGAGCAACCGCATCCTGGTGCTGCACGAGGGCCGCCAGGCCGGCATCTTCGACGCCGCCGGCTGCAGCCAGGAAACCCTGATGGCCGCCGCGACCGGCGGGGCCGTTGACATCGAAACCAGGAAGCAAGCATGA